In the Caldisericaceae bacterium genome, one interval contains:
- a CDS encoding phosphoglycerate kinase codes for MPKKTLKDVDVRNKRVLVRVDFNVPITKDGKVLDEFRILGVLPTINYLREHNAKVILMSHLGRPKGFDESLKMDPIKDVLEKLGGFKVYKLNDCVGDEVESFINESLSPKEVVLLENLRFHKGEEDNDPEFAKQLASLGDIFVNDAFATAHRIAASTAGITQYLPSVAGLLMEKEINTLTKILENPDKPYVAILGGAKVSDKIGLIRNLISKVDKILIGGGMCFTFLKALGYETGMSLCEVDKLDVAKNLLEEAKKKGVKIVLPVDVVGASEVKESGYAGIFDIEEMPSNLIGVDIGPKTVKLFENEINGAKTLVWNGPLGVFEIEKFSEGTYELAKFIGSLKGVITVVGGGETVAAFRKFNLQDSITHLSTGGGAFLEFLEGKVLPAVDALEDLG; via the coding sequence ATGCCTAAAAAGACTCTAAAAGACGTTGATGTGAGAAACAAGAGGGTTCTTGTAAGGGTTGATTTTAACGTGCCCATAACAAAAGATGGTAAAGTGCTTGATGAATTTAGAATTTTAGGAGTTTTGCCTACGATAAACTATCTAAGAGAACACAATGCAAAAGTAATTCTTATGAGTCACCTCGGACGCCCAAAAGGATTTGATGAATCTTTAAAAATGGACCCCATAAAAGATGTCCTTGAGAAACTGGGGGGCTTTAAGGTATATAAACTTAACGATTGTGTGGGGGATGAAGTTGAGTCTTTTATAAATGAATCTTTAAGTCCTAAGGAAGTGGTTTTACTTGAAAATCTCAGATTCCATAAAGGAGAAGAAGATAACGACCCTGAATTTGCAAAACAACTTGCAAGCCTTGGAGATATTTTTGTGAATGACGCTTTTGCAACTGCGCATAGAATTGCTGCTTCTACTGCAGGAATTACACAATATTTGCCTTCTGTTGCAGGGTTGTTGATGGAAAAAGAGATAAACACCCTTACTAAGATTCTTGAAAATCCCGATAAACCTTATGTTGCTATCTTAGGTGGAGCAAAAGTGTCAGATAAAATTGGCCTTATTAGAAACCTTATTTCTAAGGTCGATAAAATACTCATAGGCGGAGGTATGTGTTTTACCTTTCTTAAGGCACTTGGTTATGAAACAGGAATGTCACTCTGTGAAGTTGATAAACTTGATGTTGCAAAAAATCTTTTAGAAGAGGCAAAGAAAAAAGGAGTAAAGATTGTTTTGCCAGTTGATGTTGTTGGAGCAAGTGAAGTAAAAGAATCAGGTTATGCGGGTATCTTCGATATTGAAGAGATGCCGTCTAACCTTATTGGTGTAGATATTGGACCAAAAACCGTAAAACTCTTCGAAAACGAAATAAATGGTGCAAAAACACTTGTTTGGAATGGTCCTCTTGGAGTTTTTGAGATTGAGAAATTTAGCGAAGGAACATACGAACTTGCAAAATTTATAGGTAGTTTGAAAGGAGTTATAACAGTCGTAGGTGGTGGAGAAACTGTTGCTGCCTTTAGAAAATTTAACTTACAAGATAGTATAACGCATCTTTCAA